A window from Bubalus kerabau isolate K-KA32 ecotype Philippines breed swamp buffalo chromosome 5, PCC_UOA_SB_1v2, whole genome shotgun sequence encodes these proteins:
- the TLR5 gene encoding toll-like receptor 5 encodes MGDCLDLLLGVVLLTSPALGISSCFFDGWRAIYLSCNLTQVPQVPNTTKSLLLSFNYIRTVTTASFPFLEQLQLLELGTQFTPLTIYREAFRNLPNLRILDLGGSQIDFLHPDAFQGLPHLTELRLFFCGLSDAVLKDGYFRNLASLTHLDLSKNKIQSLYLHPSFRELNSLKSIDFSLNQIPIVCEQEFKPLQGKTLSFLSLADNHLYSRVSVDWKKCLNPFRNMVLETLDVSGNGWGVDIMRNFSNAINGSQIFSLVLTHHIMGSSFGFSNLKDPDYHTFAGLARSSMIQLDISHGYIFSLNFRVFETLQELKELNLAYNKINSISRNAFYGLDNLQVLNISYNLLGELYNYDFDGLPKVAYIDLQKNHIGIIQDKTFKFLGKLNTLDLRDNALKTIYFLPSIRNIFLSGNKLMTLPNIPLTANFIQLSENRLENLNDLYFLLQVPHLQILILNQNRFSFCHQNHAPSENSSLEKLYLGENMLQLAWETGSCWNIFKGLSHLQLLYLNKNYLNFLPPGVFHHLTALRGLSLKDNRLTVLFPGDLPANLEILDISGNQLLSPDPDLFASLSAIDITHNNFICECELSAFIHWLNQTNITIAGSPADMYCMYPNSLAGVSIYSLSTESCEEEEVLESLKFSLFILVTVTLTVFLVITLMVTKFRGFWFICYKKAQSLLFKDPIKGRESDMYKYDAYLCFSSKDFEWVQNALLKHLDVQYNSQNRFNLCFEERDFMPGENHIANIQDAVWSSRKTVCLVSRHFLRDGWCLEAFSYAQSRCLADLSGALIMVVVGSLSQFHLMKHQSIRGFVQKRQYLRWPEDLQDVDWFLNKLSQCILKKEKERKKDSTIQLQNVTTIS; translated from the coding sequence ATGGGAGACTGCCTTGACCTTCTCTTAGGAGTTGTACTCCTGACCAGTCCTGCACTTGGAATTTCTTCCTGCTTCTTCGATGGTTGGAGAGCCATCTATCTTTCCTGCAACCTCACCCAAGTGCCCCAGGTCCCCAACACCACCAAGAGCCTCCTGCTCAGCTTCAACTATATCAGGACAGTCACAACCGCATCCTTCCCCTTCCTGGAGCAGTTGCAGCTGCTGGAGCTGGGAACTCAGTTTACCCCCTTGACCATTTACAGAGAAGCCTTCCGAAACCTGCCCAATCTCAGGATCCTAGACCTGGGTGGAAGTCAGATAGACTTCTTGCATCCAGATGCTTTTCAGGGACTGCCCCACCTCACTGAACTTCGACTGTTTTTCTGTGGTCTCTCCGATGCTGTATTAAAAGATGGTTATTTCAGAAATTTGGCATCTTTGACTCACTTGGACCtatccaaaaataaaattcagagtcTTTACCTTCATCCCTCATTCCGGGAACTGAATTCCTTGAAGTCCATTGATTTTTCCCTCAACCAAATACCTATTGTATGTGAGCAGGAGTTCAAACCCCTCCAAGGGAAAACACTCTCCTTCTTAAGCCTTGCTGATAACCACCTGTACAGCAGGGTCTCAGTGGACTGGAAGAAGTGTCTGAACCCATTCAGAAACATGGTCCTGGAAACCCTAGATGTTTCTGGCAATGGCTGGGGGgtggacatcatgagaaacttcaGCAATGCCATCAATGGGAGCCAGATTTTCTCTTTGGTTCTTACTCATCACATTATGGGTTCTTCATTTGGCTTCTCCAACCTGAAGGATCCTGACTACCACACCTTTGCTGGGCTGGCCAGGAGCTCGATGATACAGCTGGACatttcacatgggtatatcttctCCCTGAACTTCCGAGTCTTTGAGACACTCCAGGAGCTGAAGGAACTAAACCTCGCCTACAACAAGATAAACAGTATTTCGAGGAATGCGTTTTATGGACTCGACAACCTCCAAGTTCTCAATATATCATATAACCTTCTTGGGGAATTATATAATTATGATTTCGATGGACTACCTAAGGTGGCCTATATTGACCTGCAGAAGAATCACATTGGGATCATTCAGGACAAAACATTCAAATTCCTGGGGAAATTAAATACCTTGGACCTCCGGGATAATGCtcttaaaacaatttattttcttccaagcaTTCGTAATATCTTCTTAAGTGGCAATAAGCTGATGACTTTGCCAAATATCCCACTTACAGCCAATTTCATCCAATTATCAGAGAATAGGCTAGAAAATCTGAATGAtctctacttccttctccaggtaccTCATCTCCAGATtctcattttaaatcaaaatcGCTTTTCCTTTTGTCACCAAAACCATGCCCCTTCAGAGAATTCCAGCCTAGAAAAGCTTTACCTTGGAGAAAATATGTTGCAACTTGCCTGGGAAACTGGGTCATGTTGGAATATTTTTAAGGGGCTTTCTCATCTCCAACTCCTCTATCTAAATAAAAACTACCTGAATTTCCTTCCACCAGGAGTATTTCATCATCTGACTGCACTGAGGGGACTCAGCCTCAAAGACAACAGGCTGACTGTTCTTTTTCCTGGCGACTTACCTGCTAACTTAGAGATCCTGGATATATCTGGAAACCAGCTCCTCTCTCCTGATCCTGATTTATTTGCATCACTGAGTGCCATAGACATAACTCATAACAATTTCATCTGTGAGTGTGAACTTAGTGCTTTTATCCATTGGCTCAATCAAACCAATATCACAATAGCTGGATCTCCAGCAGACATGTACTGCATGTACCCAAACTCTCTGGCTGGGGTTTCCATTTACAGTCTTTCCACAGAAAGTTGTGAAGAAGAAGAAGTTTTAGAGTCCCTAAAGTTTTCCCTTTTCATCTTGGTCACTGTCACCTTGACTGTGTTCCTCGTGATCACCCTCATGGTTACTAAGTTCAGGGGGTTTTGGTTCATCTGTTATAAGAAAGCCCAGAGTCTGCTGTTCAAGGACCCCATCAAGGGAAGAGAATCAGATATGTACAAATACGATGCCTATTTGTGCTTCAGTAGCAAAGACTTTGAATGGGTGCAGAATGCTTTGCTCAAACACCTGGATGTCCAGTACAACAGCCAAAACAGATTTAACCTGTGCTTTGAAGAAAGAGACTTTATGCCTGGGGAAAaccacattgccaacatccaggaTGCCGTGTGGAGCAGCAGAAAGACTGTCTGTCTCGTGAGCAGACACTTCCTTAGAGACGGGTGGTGCCTCGAAGCCTTCAGTTATGCCCAGAGCAGGTGCTTAGCTGACCTCAGTGGCGCCCTcatcatggtggtggtggggtccCTGTCCCAGTTCCATCTGATGAAGCATCAGTCCATCAGAGGGTTCGTCCAGAAACGGCAGTACTTGAGGTGGCCTGAGGATCTCCAGGATGTTGACTGGTTTCTCAATAAACTCTCTCAATGcattctaaagaaagaaaaggaaaggaagaaagacagtACTATTCAGCTGCAAAATGTAACCACCATCTCCTAG